TCTATCAAAACCCATATTAACAATTGACTGTTCAAGATCTTTAAATTTAAACGTATCTGAACCTAACCCGTCTGTCTTAACAAGTTTCCCCCTAAGCTTTAAAAATATCTTACCCGCTGTTTTATTGCCAATCCCTTTAACCTTAGAAATAAGCTTAACATCTTCCCTTTCAATTGCATCTCTAAACTCACTGTATTTAATACCCGACAGTATCCTTAAAGCTGCTCTTGGCCCTATTCCTTCAACACCAATAAGTTCCTCAAAAATCGCTCTCTCTTCCGCATTTGCAAACCCAAAAAGCTTAATCTCATTTTCTCTTAAGTAAAGATAAGTTAATAATTCAACATCTTCTAGCAAATCAAAATCCATCATACAGAAATGACTAACTAAAATCTCAAATTCAAAGGAAAGCGCTGCAATAACGACACTGGTTGCTCCTTTTTCTACAACCTTACCGCAAATTTTGTTTATCATAGGCTAAATTATAATACATAAAAAACTCAAATTTATCTTATTTCTACTCAATAATTAATATAAAATAAGGCAAGGGGTCGTAGTATGAAAAACAAATTTACCACCAACTACTCTATTTGCGTCACATTATTTTTGTTAAGTCTACAACTAAGTCTGGAGGCAAAGCCTCTCAAACTAAAAGTTCCAAATGGATTTCAAGTTGAAGTCTTTATGGATAATATTGAAAAACCTAGAGGGCTTACAAGTGATGACGAGGGGAATATTTTCATAGGATCTTCAAGTAATTTTGCCTATCTAATCACAAAAAATAAAAAAATTTATACAATTGCTTCAAATCTTAAAAACCCAATAGGTATTTCTTATTTTAACAACAAATTGTACATTTCTTCGGTAAACAAGATTTATGTTGTTCAAGATGTAGTAAAGGAAATGACTAAAACTGTCTCTACCAATCAACTACATAAATGGAAAATAGAAGAATTCGCTGCATTGCCAGTTACAAATTCAAAAATACATGCTGGCAGATATATTAAGGTAGACAAGAAAAACAAAAAATTGATAGTCAATATTGGTTCTCCCAACAATGCCAGCATTCCTAAGGAGGAACACGAGGCGGTATTACTAGAAATTGATCTTGCGACTAAAGAAAAAAGTACAGTAGCCTATGGCGTTAG
The sequence above is drawn from the Borrelia sp. RT5S genome and encodes:
- the ruvA gene encoding Holliday junction branch migration protein RuvA, with the translated sequence MINKICGKVVEKGATSVVIAALSFEFEILVSHFCMMDFDLLEDVELLTYLYLRENEIKLFGFANAEERAIFEELIGVEGIGPRAALRILSGIKYSEFRDAIEREDVKLISKVKGIGNKTAGKIFLKLRGKLVKTDGLGSDTFKFKDLEQSIVNMGFDRKLVLTGIKEVMATDEFLMLGEDDQEQFLFRETLKRLSS
- a CDS encoding sorbosone dehydrogenase family protein, which produces MKNKFTTNYSICVTLFLLSLQLSLEAKPLKLKVPNGFQVEVFMDNIEKPRGLTSDDEGNIFIGSSSNFAYLITKNKKIYTIASNLKNPIGISYFNNKLYISSVNKIYVVQDVVKEMTKTVSTNQLHKWKIEEFAALPVTNSKIHAGRYIKVDKKNKKLIVNIGSPNNASIPKEEHEAVLLEIDLATKEKSTVAYGVRNSVGFDFHPTNNHIYFSDNGRDHLGDNLPPDEINLVSKHGEHFGFPYMFGKNGKDPSFYLKAPKNISFTPAIYELPAHVAPLGIHFYRGNTFPNEYKNKLFIAEHGSWNRTTPVGYRITTLDINPSMKTATNYKIFLDGLLSSDGSKIGRPVDIITYWDGSILFSDDFGNKIYKIQYN